The Kordia sp. SMS9 genome window below encodes:
- a CDS encoding response regulator transcription factor, whose amino-acid sequence MKKLQLLICDDHNLVSEGIAVMLESENRYEIHIVTSGTQALQHIQTHVVDVLILDISMPEMSGLDVLDALKEAEIQQNVLMLTMHEQVKFIKDAIAKGAKGYVLKSTSKAMLMEAIQKVAQGENFYDPRLTTILLNDLHEVSQKKQIALVKLTPREIDILKLIAQNKKTKEIADILFISVNTVQSHKKNLYSKLNIHSVSELVTYAFQHGFVEV is encoded by the coding sequence ATGAAAAAACTACAACTACTCATTTGCGACGATCACAATTTAGTGTCAGAAGGCATTGCAGTCATGCTTGAAAGTGAAAACCGGTATGAAATTCACATCGTAACTTCGGGAACACAAGCATTACAGCACATACAAACGCATGTAGTTGATGTTTTGATTTTAGATATTTCCATGCCTGAAATGAGCGGTTTGGATGTTTTAGATGCTTTGAAAGAAGCCGAAATTCAGCAAAACGTTTTGATGCTCACTATGCACGAACAGGTGAAGTTCATCAAAGATGCCATTGCCAAAGGCGCAAAAGGGTATGTCTTAAAAAGTACTAGCAAGGCTATGCTGATGGAAGCCATTCAAAAAGTGGCACAAGGAGAAAATTTTTACGATCCAAGACTCACCACGATTCTACTCAACGATTTGCATGAAGTTTCCCAAAAAAAACAAATAGCGCTTGTAAAACTCACGCCACGCGAAATAGATATTTTAAAACTCATTGCGCAAAACAAAAAAACAAAGGAAATTGCGGACATTTTATTCATCTCTGTAAACACCGTACAATCGCATAAAAAGAATTTGTATAGCAAACTCAACATTCACTCTGTTTCCGAGTTGGTGACGTATGCGTTTCAACATGGTTTTGTGGAGGTTTAG
- a CDS encoding tetratricopeptide repeat protein produces the protein MKYFKTVQKEYKTSVILLCLLTCMQCKKQDIPQNIDVQKQIDSLHTKAFALMRNNDWETMFSTAKKGDSLAKSISYTKGIAKSIRIQSYYWNHKHQLDSAFYALQKAEQIEREANNFIGLRAVYNTKALLYKRNELYDEALEVYEKALKIQDSSISNIQQSKTHANIANVYAQKGTYNLAAYHHHQALLLLKNDSTNKQVLRAYTNLGNVYSLSSDYKQAEFYYKKALRQRQRAENEVEIAKLYNNLGALFYEKGEDGISLDYFKKSIQLKEKLRDSSVLVEGYLNIAELYVERKPVLAFKYLDKAEKLIQFTQKSSHIAKIHLSKAAIYQSQNKNQQAKKELIKAIQHSKGQEKLTFERYFAKMQAEIAVKEQNYKEAYDHRIRFEALNDSIFNEEKLWDIAAIQRASQAKAKKAAIALLEKEKALADEIVLRKQQENETLYAFLIAFGVIACLLFIIAFYFYKLKKTTSQLAKQQELLLQERIQNLVSDQEIQIINASLEAREKEKASISKELHNNIGSLLTSMNFHVQAFDGKIMAAHQGTKQLYDKTLKIIQNITQEIRSISHRFDQDPIPEFDLKMAILNFAEKVANPQLNIQTAIHGLEQFQNSHISIFIFRTLQELVNNTIKHAAATSVIIYITKNNSSINIMVEDDGKGFEANQITHGIGLKNLRKQVQMMDGTCDIDSKKTRGTTVNIDIPI, from the coding sequence ATGAAATACTTTAAAACGGTTCAAAAGGAGTATAAAACTTCTGTGATCTTGTTGTGTTTGCTTACGTGTATGCAATGTAAAAAGCAAGATATTCCACAAAACATAGACGTTCAAAAACAGATTGACAGTTTGCACACAAAAGCATTTGCTTTGATGCGAAACAACGATTGGGAAACTATGTTTTCAACAGCAAAAAAAGGAGATTCACTAGCCAAATCTATTTCTTATACAAAAGGGATTGCTAAAAGTATACGCATTCAATCATATTATTGGAATCATAAGCATCAACTCGATAGTGCATTTTATGCGTTGCAAAAAGCCGAACAAATTGAACGTGAAGCTAACAATTTTATAGGATTACGCGCGGTATACAATACCAAAGCTTTGCTATACAAACGAAATGAATTGTACGACGAAGCATTGGAAGTATATGAAAAAGCACTTAAAATTCAAGATAGTAGCATTTCCAACATTCAGCAGAGCAAAACACACGCCAATATTGCCAATGTTTATGCTCAAAAAGGCACCTACAATTTAGCGGCATATCACCATCATCAAGCATTGTTGCTACTAAAAAATGATTCTACAAACAAACAAGTTTTAAGAGCTTACACAAATTTGGGAAACGTGTACAGTTTATCGTCCGATTACAAACAGGCAGAATTTTATTATAAAAAAGCATTGCGACAGCGTCAACGTGCTGAAAATGAAGTTGAAATTGCCAAATTATACAATAATTTGGGCGCGTTGTTTTATGAAAAAGGAGAAGACGGAATTTCACTAGATTATTTCAAAAAAAGCATTCAACTCAAAGAAAAATTACGAGATTCTTCTGTACTAGTTGAAGGATATTTGAATATTGCAGAATTATATGTGGAACGCAAGCCAGTTCTAGCTTTTAAGTATTTAGATAAGGCAGAAAAACTCATACAATTCACACAAAAATCGTCACATATTGCCAAAATTCATCTTTCAAAAGCTGCTATTTATCAATCTCAAAACAAAAATCAACAGGCAAAAAAAGAATTAATAAAAGCAATTCAACACTCAAAAGGGCAAGAAAAACTCACATTTGAGCGTTATTTTGCAAAAATGCAGGCGGAAATTGCTGTGAAAGAACAAAACTATAAAGAGGCGTACGATCACAGAATTCGCTTTGAAGCGCTGAATGATTCTATTTTTAATGAAGAAAAGTTATGGGATATTGCGGCAATTCAGCGTGCTTCACAAGCAAAAGCCAAAAAAGCAGCAATTGCGTTGTTGGAAAAGGAAAAAGCCTTGGCTGATGAAATTGTGCTTCGGAAGCAACAAGAAAATGAAACATTGTATGCGTTTTTAATCGCTTTTGGTGTCATTGCGTGTTTGCTATTTATCATTGCATTTTACTTTTATAAGTTGAAAAAAACTACGAGTCAACTCGCCAAACAGCAAGAATTATTATTACAAGAACGCATTCAGAATTTGGTGAGTGATCAAGAAATACAAATCATCAATGCAAGTTTGGAAGCCCGCGAAAAGGAGAAAGCTTCCATCTCTAAAGAATTGCACAACAATATTGGAAGTTTGCTGACTTCCATGAATTTTCACGTACAAGCATTTGACGGAAAGATAATGGCAGCGCATCAAGGAACCAAACAATTATATGATAAAACCTTAAAAATCATTCAGAACATTACGCAGGAAATTAGGAGCATTTCGCATCGTTTTGATCAAGATCCGATTCCCGAATTTGATCTAAAAATGGCAATTTTAAATTTTGCTGAAAAAGTGGCAAATCCGCAACTCAACATACAGACGGCAATTCACGGTTTGGAACAGTTTCAAAACTCACACATCAGTATTTTCATTTTTAGAACCTTGCAGGAATTGGTCAACAATACCATAAAACATGCGGCAGCAACCAGCGTAATTATTTACATCACCAAAAATAATAGCAGCATTAATATCATGGTTGAAGACGACGGAAAGGGTTTTGAAGCAAATCAAATCACTCATGGTATTGGATTGAAAAACCTTCGAAAACAAGTACAAATGATGGATGGTACTTGCGATATAGATTCTAAAAAAACACGTGGTACTACCGTAAACATTGATATACCAATATAA